GTGTCGAGACGGTCAAAAAGATACTCAAAAGACACCTTGCATACATCAACGACCTTAAGACGGTCCCGGGACGTTCCATGGTAGGATACATGCGGAAGGTCGTCATGTGGTATATACGCGGTTTCCCGAATGCAAGGCGGATCCGCGAAAAGGTGTGCTCCGTCAAGACATACGACGGTATGCTCGCCCTTGTAGATACGGCCTAAAAATTCTCCGCCAGCACCTCGTAGAACGACTGGGGGTGCTTGCACGCCGGACATTCCTTCGGCGGCTCATTCCCCTCCATGACGTAGCCGCAGTTCGTGCAATGCCACTTCACGGCCGTCTTCTTCCTGAAGACCTCTTTATTCGCGACATTGGCGATCAGCCGCCTGTACCTCGATTCGTGGAACCTCTCAACCTTTGCTATCTGCTCGAACGACTGCGATACTTCAGGAAAACCCTCTTCCTTCGCGATACGGCCAAAATCCGAATAGAGCGTCGTCCATTCAAGCTTCTCCCCTGCCGCCGCAGATTCCAGGTTCGACTTCGTATCCCTTATGGCGCCGGCAGGATATACGGCCGTGATCTCGACATCGCCGCCCTCGAGATGCTTGAAGAAGACCTTCGCGTGCTCCTTCTCGTTCTCCGCCGTTTCGGTAAAGATATTGGCTATCTGCTCATACCCTTCCTTCCGGGCGGCGCTCGCAAAGTAGGTATAGCGGTTACGCGCCTGCGACTCGCCTGCGAACGCCTTCAACAGATTTTGCTCCGTCTTCGAGCCTTTGATCGATTTCCCCATCTTTTATGCCCCCTTTTTTAACCTTCTATCTTCTCCATCTCTTTGCCGCAGCAGACGAGCGTCCCGCCGCCCACCTCGGTCACCACCACCTCATTGCCGCATACGTTGCACCTGTACTTCTCACCCGTCTTCTCCACTGCCATAGAGCACCTCGCATTTAGTTTAAATATCTACCCCTTACATACTCCGCCCAGCGGCGCCCGAACTCCTTCTCGGACATGAGAAATTCATCGTCTATGGCGTTGGCTATATGCTGCCCCGTTGCCATCCTGTCAAGGAGGGCCCTCAAGCCGCCTATGCCCCAATTATCGATGACATATCTTACCACAGTATACGATAAAATGTAACAGGCGCGCATGTCCGCATCTTTGGCGCCGTCTTTGAAGGCCCTGTCAAGCGCGTCGATGGAAAGATACGGGAGGATATCACCGGACAGGGACCCCTTTGCCTCATCTTCGCGCCCCTTGAGGCCTTCCCATGTCGCTATCCCTTCGCTGAACCATACCGGGCAGTTGCCTTTGGTCTTTGCCGATACTACGGCGTGCGTATATTCATGGTACAGGTACCTGCCGAGCTCTTCATCGTCCGCGGTGTCCCGGTAGAATGGCATCCTTATATTTCCGTCGTAAAAGGCGCGCACGGCCCCCGGCACTTTGAATATCTCCCTGAAATCGTCTTCGGAATAGAAGAATACGGTCGTCTTTGCCGAAGGGAAATAAGCCAGGTCCTTGCCTATATCCATATATGCGCCGGAGAGTATGCGGCTGACGCGCCCGATCTCCACCGAGAGGCCCCTGCCGTATACGATATTGAAATTGGGCAGCTCGATCTTCTCTTTTGAAGCCGCCAGCCCCGCCTCTTTCGCGGCCTTTTCCAGGTCTTCCGCAAGGGTCTTGTCGGCGGGGTCCATGGCAAGTCCGCGGGCCCAGTAAAAAGCGGCGGTTTCAGGCTCATTGCGCCTGTAATAGATGTCGCCGATGAACCGCAGGATGCGCGCGTCGGGATATGCGAGTTCGGCCCCTTTCAATAAGAATATCGCTATCTTCTCCCGCCCTTCCTTATATTCGCCGAAGGCATCGTTAAAGAGCGATATGCCGAGGTTACGCGAAGCTGCCGCCGAACCTTCGGTAAGCGTCCTGGCTTCCCGCAGGTCCGTTATGGCCCCCGCCCAGTCGCCTGAGCGGGCCCTCTTGAGCGAACGGCGGGCCAACATGAGCGCCAGGTTCTGGCCCGTGTGCGCGTTGGGCAGGACTTCGCGGGCCTTTGCGAGATATTCGACGGCGCGGTCATGGTCGTCCTTTTCGGCGAAGCTTGCCGCATATTTTGAATAGGCATATATGAGGCCGAGTTTTATCTCCCTGTTATCCGGAGACGCCTCGTACGCTTTTTCGAATGAGCCGACCGCTTCTCTATACTTCCCCTTATCGAGAAGGTCGTCGCCCTTTCGCACGTATTCGAATGACCCGGGTGTGCTGCGGAGGAAGGCGCGGCTGCCGGACCTGTATACCAACACCAGGGCGGCAAAGAGTAGAACGGCTGTTACTACAGGCACTTTTTTAAATAGCATATGAGCGGGCGCGGAAAAACAAGTTTATTGGGTCTGCGTCTGCGGCTGGAGATCGCCTGCGGTGCCGATATTCCTGACTTCGAGCTTCGGGTCGATCTTCTTCAGGAGCCCTTTAAGGACCTGACCGGGCCCTATCTCGAGGAAGGTCTTTATGCCGCTTGCGGCAACGGCCCTTATCGATCTTTCCCAGAGCGTCATCGAATTGACCTGTTTTATAAGATTATCTTTTATCTTCACGGGGTCGGCCTGGACCGCGGCGTCTACGTTACTTATGAACGAGCACTTCGGCGGGAGTATCTGGACTTTGTCGATGAAATTCTGCAGCTTGTCGCGGGCGCCGGTCATGAGCGAGGAATGGAACGGCCCGCTCACCTCAAGCATCAACACCCTCCTGGCCCCCTTCTCTTTGGCTAAACTCGCCAGGAGCTCTATATTGGTCGTCTTGCCGGATACGACCACCTGGCCCGGGCAGTTGAGGTTCGCGACCTCGCAGCCGATCCCTTTACATAGGCCTTCGACGGCCTGAAGCTCCATGCCTATGACGCATGCCATCTTGCCAGGCGTCTTCCGCGAAGCGTCCTCCATCAGCTCCCCCCTCTTCCTGACCAGGAGGAGGGCATCCTCGAACGAAATGCTGCCGGCCGCTACGAGCGCCGTATATTCCCCCAGTGAAAGGCCCAGGCAGAACTTAGGAGAGAATTCTGCCGCGAGGCCTGACGCCTCATATGCCCTTAGGGCCGCGATACTCGTCGTCAATATCGCCGGCTGGCTGTTCTCGGTCGTTGCGAGTTCCTCCTGCGGTCCATCAAAACATAACTTCTTCAGGTCAAATTTAAGGAGGGTGTTCGCCTTATCGAATATGTCCCGGGCCGCAGGGAATGATCCATACAGGTCCTTGCCCATCCCCACGTATTGCGCCCCCTGCCCCGGAAATATATATGCCGCGTCTACCATTCTATTACTATCGCTCCCCATGTCAGCCCGCCGCCGAAGGCGTCGAGCAGTATCTTGTCGCCTTTTTTGATGCGCCCTTCTTTGACCGCTTCGACGAGCGCCACCGCGCTCGAGGCCGCGGACATATTCCCGTACTTCTCTATATTAAGGTATATCTTCTCTTTGCTAAGCCCCATCCGTTTCGCGACCGCTTCGAGTATCCTTATATTCGCCTGGTGAGGTATGACAAGGCTTATATCTTCCGCCTTGAGGTTGAGGGGCCTTGTAGCGTTGAGGGCGGCGTCCGCCATGACCCTCACTGCGTGCTTGAAGAGCTCGGCGCCGTTCATCTTGATGAAATGGAGCCTGTCTTCGATCGTCTTCTTCGTAGCGGGTATCCTCGAACCGCCGGCCGGAAGTTTTATCAGGTCGCCCGCCTTGCCGTTCGCGCCCAGGTGCACGGAGAGTATCCCGCCCCGTTCCACGGGGCCCAGGACCGCCGCGCCCGCGCCGTCGCCGAATAGGACGCACGTGGAACGGTCGCTCCAGTCGGTCACCGAGGAAAGCTTTTCGGCGGCCACCACCAGGGCGTGCTTGTAGGCGCCTGAGCTTATGAACTGATTGGCGATAGCGAGGCCGTAGATGAATCCGGAGCAGGCTACGCTTATGTCAAAGGCCGGGACCTGGCGCGCGCCGAGCTTCTCCTGCACGAGGCAGGCCGTAGCCGGGAAGAACATGTCAGGGGTGATCGTAGCTACGATGATGAGGTCTATGTCTTCGGGTTTCAACTTTGCGTCGCTCAGGGCGCGCCTCGCCGCCTCGGCGGCCATATCGCTCGTCGCCTCATCCTTCCGGGCGATCCTGCGCTCCTTGATGCCTGTCCTCGTCGTGATCCACTCGTCGGTAGTGTCGACCATGCGCTCCAGTTCCGCATTGGTCAGAACCTTCTCCGGCAGATACGCACCCAGCCCTATGATCCCGACTTTTTTCGTCTCACACATATCTCAATAGCTCTCCAATTCCTCGACTATATGCTTATTCACATCCTGCCGCACGAACTCTGCGGCGACCCGTATCGCGTTCTTTATCGCCTTGGGCGACGATGACCCGTGGCTTATGATACAGCTGCCGTCGACTCCGAGAAGCGGAGCGCCGCCGTATTCTGAGTAGTCCATCTTCTTCTTCAGTTCGTTGAAGGCCGAGCTCGACAGGACCGCCCCCACCGTTGCTATGATGCTCGACTTTATCTCTTTCTTCAGGAGCTGCATGATCGTGTCCACGACGCTCTCCGAGACCTTCAGGATCACGTTGCCGACGAACCCGTCGCATAATACTATGTCCGCCTTCCCGGAATAGATATCGCGGCCTTCCATGTTGCCTATGAAATTCAGCTTCGACTCGCTCAAGAGCGTGTGCGCCTCTTTTATGAACTCCGTCCCCTTCGTCTCCTCCTCGCCGACATTGAGAAGACCGACGGTCGGATCATCCTTATGCAGTATATACCGCGAATAGGCGTCCGACATGATGCCGTACTGCAGCAGATGTATCGGCTTCGGATTTATGTTGGCTCCTACGTCGATGATGAGCGAGGTCCCGGTCAGGGCCGGGATCACGATCGCGATGCCGGCCCGCTCTATGCCGGGCAAGAGCCTCAGTGAGAGCGTCGACGCGCAAACCACCGCGCCCGTATTGCCGGCGCTCACGAATGAGTCCGCCTCGCCGTGTTTCAGGAGCTCCAGACCTACGACTATCGAGGAATGCCTCTTACGCCGTACCGATATGGCCGCCGGTTCGCTCATCTCGATCACTTCGGGCGCGTGAAGTATGGAGACCTTATCGGGTTTGCCTCCGTGTTTGGCCAGTTCCTCATTGATGCGCTTCTCGTCGCCGACCAGCACGATGTCGTGCCCGAACTCCTGCATCGCCTGGATCGCGCCTTCGACCTCTACCGCCGGGGCGTTATCGCCGCCCATTGCATCAAGGACTATCTTCATGCCTTAGCCTCTTCGTTAAATATACCTTGTCCTACTTCTTCTTCTCCACCTTCTCTTCGATCACGACCACCGGCTTCCCCTTGTAAAAACCGCAATGGGGACAGACCCTGTGCGGGAGGCGCGGCTTTTTGCAGTTCGGGCAGACGGAAAGGTTCTGCATATAGACCTTACTGTTCGCGCTGCGCCGCTTATCGCGCCTCGACTTCGAATGTTTACGTTTAGGCAGTGCCATCTCAGACTCCTTTTTTTATTATCTCGTACGTGTCCCTCGCGATAAGCAACTCCTCATTCGTCGGGATCGTCAGAAATTTTGTCTTCCCGGAAACGACGTTCGCGAGGTCCTTAGCTATTCTCTTCCTGATCCAGGGGTTGTTCTCTCCTATGCCCGCCGTAAATATGACGGCGTCCAGGCCGCCCATGGCCGCCTGGTATGCGCCTATATATTTCTCGATCCTGTAGATAAAGATCTCGATCGCCAGCTTAGCGAGCCTGGAGCCTGGGGCCTGGAGCTTGGAGGACTTCAACAGATCCCGCATGTCGTTACTGATGCCCGAGATGCCGAGAAGACCGCTCTCCTTATTGAGTATATCGTTGATACGGTGCGGCGAAAGGCGCTCCTTCTCCATTAGATAAAATACTATCGCCGGATCGAGGTCGCCTGAACGCGTCCCCATTATGAGCCCCTCAAGAGGGGTGAAGCCCATCGTAGTATCTACGGAGACCCCCCTGTCGACCGCAGCCATACTGCAGCCGTTGCCGAGATGGCAGGTGACCAGCTTGAGGGCCTTCGGCGGCCGCTTCAGTTCCCGGGCCGCCTCTTCGGCCACGAACCTGTGGCTAGTGCCGTGAAAACCGTACCGCCGGATACCGTATTTTTTATAATACCTGAAGGGAAGGCCGTAAAGGAACGCCTTCTCCGGCATCGTCTGGTGGAACGAGGTATCGAATACGGCTACCTGGGGTATGCCCGCGAGGATCTTCGCGCAGGCCTTTATGCCGAAAAGGGACGGAGGGTTATGGAGCGGCGCCAGATCGCTGTACTTCTCCACCGACCGTATCACCTTCCCGGTGATGAGGGTCGACGACTTAAACTCCTCGCCGCCGTGGACGACCCTGTGGCCTATGCCGCTTATCTCGCTCTTTGACTTTATGACGCCGTGCCTGGGGTCCGTCAGGACGTCGACGATCATCTCGATGGCGACATGGTGATCTTTACAATCGACCATCCGGTCCACGCCGCCGTGCCCGTCGCGCTGGTGGTGCAGCCGCGGGTCCTTCTG
The genomic region above belongs to Candidatus Omnitrophota bacterium and contains:
- a CDS encoding rubrerythrin family protein — translated: MGKSIKGSKTEQNLLKAFAGESQARNRYTYFASAARKEGYEQIANIFTETAENEKEHAKVFFKHLEGGDVEITAVYPAGAIRDTKSNLESAAAGEKLEWTTLYSDFGRIAKEEGFPEVSQSFEQIAKVERFHESRYRRLIANVANKEVFRKKTAVKWHCTNCGYVMEGNEPPKECPACKHPQSFYEVLAENF
- a CDS encoding desulfoferrodoxin FeS4 iron-binding domain-containing protein; its protein translation is MAVEKTGEKYRCNVCGNEVVVTEVGGGTLVCCGKEMEKIEG
- the fabD gene encoding ACP S-malonyltransferase; translation: MVDAAYIFPGQGAQYVGMGKDLYGSFPAARDIFDKANTLLKFDLKKLCFDGPQEELATTENSQPAILTTSIAALRAYEASGLAAEFSPKFCLGLSLGEYTALVAAGSISFEDALLLVRKRGELMEDASRKTPGKMACVIGMELQAVEGLCKGIGCEVANLNCPGQVVVSGKTTNIELLASLAKEKGARRVLMLEVSGPFHSSLMTGARDKLQNFIDKVQILPPKCSFISNVDAAVQADPVKIKDNLIKQVNSMTLWERSIRAVAASGIKTFLEIGPGQVLKGLLKKIDPKLEVRNIGTAGDLQPQTQTQ
- a CDS encoding beta-ketoacyl-ACP synthase III gives rise to the protein MCETKKVGIIGLGAYLPEKVLTNAELERMVDTTDEWITTRTGIKERRIARKDEATSDMAAEAARRALSDAKLKPEDIDLIIVATITPDMFFPATACLVQEKLGARQVPAFDISVACSGFIYGLAIANQFISSGAYKHALVVAAEKLSSVTDWSDRSTCVLFGDGAGAAVLGPVERGGILSVHLGANGKAGDLIKLPAGGSRIPATKKTIEDRLHFIKMNGAELFKHAVRVMADAALNATRPLNLKAEDISLVIPHQANIRILEAVAKRMGLSKEKIYLNIEKYGNMSAASSAVALVEAVKEGRIKKGDKILLDAFGGGLTWGAIVIEW
- the plsX gene encoding phosphate acyltransferase PlsX gives rise to the protein MKIVLDAMGGDNAPAVEVEGAIQAMQEFGHDIVLVGDEKRINEELAKHGGKPDKVSILHAPEVIEMSEPAAISVRRKRHSSIVVGLELLKHGEADSFVSAGNTGAVVCASTLSLRLLPGIERAGIAIVIPALTGTSLIIDVGANINPKPIHLLQYGIMSDAYSRYILHKDDPTVGLLNVGEEETKGTEFIKEAHTLLSESKLNFIGNMEGRDIYSGKADIVLCDGFVGNVILKVSESVVDTIMQLLKKEIKSSIIATVGAVLSSSAFNELKKKMDYSEYGGAPLLGVDGSCIISHGSSSPKAIKNAIRVAAEFVRQDVNKHIVEELESY
- the rpmF gene encoding 50S ribosomal protein L32 is translated as MALPKRKHSKSRRDKRRSANSKVYMQNLSVCPNCKKPRLPHRVCPHCGFYKGKPVVVIEEKVEKKK
- a CDS encoding acetate kinase, which codes for MLILVINCGSSSAKYQLFDIRRYRSLAKGVVERIGQKDPRLHHQRDGHGGVDRMVDCKDHHVAIEMIVDVLTDPRHGVIKSKSEISGIGHRVVHGGEEFKSSTLITGKVIRSVEKYSDLAPLHNPPSLFGIKACAKILAGIPQVAVFDTSFHQTMPEKAFLYGLPFRYYKKYGIRRYGFHGTSHRFVAEEAARELKRPPKALKLVTCHLGNGCSMAAVDRGVSVDTTMGFTPLEGLIMGTRSGDLDPAIVFYLMEKERLSPHRINDILNKESGLLGISGISNDMRDLLKSSKLQAPGSRLAKLAIEIFIYRIEKYIGAYQAAMGGLDAVIFTAGIGENNPWIRKRIAKDLANVVSGKTKFLTIPTNEELLIARDTYEIIKKGV